A stretch of Camelina sativa cultivar DH55 chromosome 18, Cs, whole genome shotgun sequence DNA encodes these proteins:
- the LOC104762426 gene encoding uncharacterized protein LOC104762426 — protein MGNCQAAEAATTVIQRPDGKSVRFYCTVNASEVLKSHPGHHVALLLSSAVPHGGSLRVTRIKLLRPSDNLLLGHVYRLISSEEVMKGLRAKKSEKMKKIHGEFSVAEEEINPLTLRSESASDKDTQRRIHEKQRGVNTGGATNKVRAWQPSLQSISESTS, from the exons atggggAACTGTCAAGCGGCGGAGGCGGCAACGACGGTGATACAACGACCAGACGGTAAATCGGTGAGATTTTACTGTACAGTAAACGCTAGCGAAGTGCTTAAGTCTCATCCCGGTCACCATGTAGCTCTCCTTCTTTCCTCCGCCGTACCTCACGGCGGTTCTCTCCGCGTCACTCGTATCAAACTTCTACGTCCTTCCGATAATCTTTTGCTCGGCCATGTCTATAGGCTCATCTCTTCGGAAG AGGTGATGAAAGGATTAAGAGCCAAGAAATctgaaaagatgaagaagatccaTGGAGAGTTTTCTGTAGCAGAAGAGGAGATTAACCCACTAACCCTAAGATCTGAATCTGCTTCTGACAAAGACACTCAg AGAAGGATACATGAAAAGCAGAGAGGGGTGAACACAGGAGGAGCTACCAATAAAGTTAGAGCTTGGCAGCCTTCTCTTCAAAGCATATCAGAATCTACAAGCTAA
- the LOC104762427 gene encoding WD repeat-containing protein 48 homolog, protein MISDSITNASATAAPPSTSRDCGKKKRNNKSAKIKQNKLGLRREQWLSQVAVSNKGGGKEESSVNRSGKPDRRSNQPPVVESLDGVRREEDNTNGGNTNLHHESFMESPSNSSMGGTDISTNYSGRSSRSSSSSSGFCSGNITEEDNAEDDDDDDDDGCVDDWEAVADALAAEEENEKENHLRESAKVQESLGQSSSNVGDSVGGASGAVCVEDVKQDCSRVPSRKQKSNRAWRPDDDLRPQGLPNLAKQLSFPELDKRYSSVVIPSSCPICYEDLDLTDSNFLPCPCGFRLCLFCHKTICDGDGRCPGCRKPYERIAVKAETSIQGGGGLTIRLARSSSMFCKF, encoded by the exons ATGATTTCAGATTCGATCACCAACGCTTCTGCTACTGCGGCTCCTCCTAGCACCTCGAGAGAttgtggaaagaagaagagg AACAATAAGTCTGCTAAGATAAAGCAGAACAAGCTTGGTCTCCGTCGTGAGCAATGGCTTTCTCAAG TTGCGGTGAGCAATAAGGGAGGAGGTAAAGAGGAGAGTAGTGTTAATCGCAGTGGGAAGCCTGATCGGAGAAGTAACCAACCACCAGTGGTGGAGAGTTTAGATGGGGTGCGTAGAGAAGAGGATAATACTAACGGTGGGAATACTAATCTTCATCATGAGAGTTTTATGGAGTCACCTTCGAATAGCTCTATGGGAGGTACAGATATAAGTACTAACTACAGTGGGAGGAGTAGCAGGAGTAGTAGTAGCAGCAGTGGCTTTTGCTCCGGTAACATAACAGAAGAGGATAAtgcagaggatgatgatgatgatgatgatgatgggtgTGTGGATGATTGGGAAGCTGTTGCTGATGCATTAGCGGCtgaggaagagaatgagaaagagaatcATCTCCGTGAGTCTGCCAAAGTGCAAGAGAGTCTTGGACAATCATCTTCTAATGTGGGTGATTCGGTTGGTGGTGCATCAGGTGCTGTGTGTGTTGAAGATGTAAAGCAGGATTGCTCGAGAGTGCCATCAAGGAAGCAGAAGAGTAATAGAGCTTGGAGGCCTGATGATGACCTTCGCCCACAGGGGTTACCTAATTTGGCTAAGCAGCTTAGTTTTCCGGAGCTGGACAAGCGTTATAGCTCTGTGGTGATTCCATCTTCATGTCCCATCTGCTACGAAGACTTGGACTTGACGGATTCGAATTTCCTGCCTTGTCCTTGCGGATTCCGGCTCTGTCTGTTCTGCCACAAGACAATTTGCGATGGAGATGGACGTTGTCCAGGGTGCAGGAAACCCTATGAACGGATAGCAGTCAAGGCTGAGACTAGTATTCAAGGTGGTGGTGGCCTAACAATTCGGCTGGCTCGTTCGTCTAGCATGTTTTGCAAGTTTTAA